CGGCTCACACGAGAGCATCCGCCTGATGCGGGACGAAGAGGTGCCAGAGGAGCAGTGCATAGCCGTGGCCGGCGGCGAGCGGATCAAGCTCTCGGATGAGGTCTCGGTGCGCGTGTTCCCGAGTCAGCACTCCTGCATCTGGGCGCGCATGTCGGCCCCAGACGAGCCCTGCCTCGGCGACATGGGACTCACCCTCCAGGAGCGTCAGGCGAACCTGGCGCAGCGCTTCGCCCGCCGCGACCAACCGGCGGACGAGGCGCAGCGCGCCTATCGCGCCCAGAACCGCCAGCGGCCGCGCGGCGAGGGCGGCGCCTTGGCCTACCTCTTCGAGACGCCTGAAGGCTCGATCCTGTACAAGGACACTTCCGGCCACTGGACCGGCATCATGCGAGACCTCCGTCCCGACGTCGCCCTGCTCGCTGCCGCCGGCCGCGGCAACATCGACGGCGAGCCGATACAGGGTTCCCTGGCGCAGTTTGTCGCCCGGGAGGTCGACCTCCTCCGCCCGCGCCGGGTCATCATCAGCCACCACGACGACTGGAACGCCACCGGCGTCGACCCGGAGCGCACCTTCCTGCCCGTGCAGGAGGAGCTGAAGCGCCAGCACCCCCGCGTTGAGCTTGTGAAGCAGACGTACCAGGAACACTACCCCCTGCTCGCGGGCATCCGCTGACGCATGGAGGCCTTGATGGCCTGCGCAAGCATCCTGCGAGACGAGGGGGCGATCGCAGGCATCACCCTGATCCGGCCCGAGCGGGTTGAACATCGTCGGTGGCACGATGCTGCCTGACCTGGTCGCCGGCATGCACGAGGCCAGCGCGAAAGCGGCGCGCGCTGCCGCGGCTGAAGACGCCGCCCGACATCGCGAGAGGCCTTCCGGGGCTTT
This genomic window from Dehalococcoidia bacterium contains:
- a CDS encoding MBL fold metallo-hydrolase; translation: MAITLDWLGCATFRLTINDVVVFLDAFMDLPPGAPDTGMNTSKVDKADFIVVGHSHFDHLWGAERIARNTGATVIGSHESIRLMRDEEVPEEQCIAVAGGERIKLSDEVSVRVFPSQHSCIWARMSAPDEPCLGDMGLTLQERQANLAQRFARRDQPADEAQRAYRAQNRQRPRGEGGALAYLFETPEGSILYKDTSGHWTGIMRDLRPDVALLAAAGRGNIDGEPIQGSLAQFVAREVDLLRPRRVIISHHDDWNATGVDPERTFLPVQEELKRQHPRVELVKQTYQEHYPLLAGIR